Genomic DNA from Oryza sativa Japonica Group chromosome 5, ASM3414082v1:
tactcagtcttgctctcttttcccccacaccagagttgaagttcttctcagttggagccgtctcagagaggttggtttcgtcgctgccgtcaaggtttgcctgtggagtggagtcgcccgctgctgaagtcaagcttcccggtttagctcgcttttatctttcccgctgcatttgtaatcttttatatttttgtaagacgtgggtctgtatgtcaacaattgtcgtttgtgtaccctggctggtcctggacagggatttaatgcacattcagcttagaaattctggttcgagaatttctgggggTGACAAATGCTGTCTTCATCGTCAAATCCCCACCCGGTCATCCCCAACCATTGACCCATTATCACCGCCCCTAGCCATCATCGAAGCCCTTTCCAACCGTCGACCTATCATTTGCGCCTTCAGTAATCGACTAGTCGTTGCTGGCCCCAAGCCGTCGTAGCAGCCAATTTCGCTAATTCACCCTCAAGCACCGGGGTGAACTGCGAGGACATGATGGGTGACATTTTCCACCCAGTTAGCTCTGCGGCGCTGGGGGCAGAGGAGAATGCATGGAGCGAGGGCGACATTCCTATCCAACCCGACCCCAGCCTGTCCCATTGTCACCCCTAGTCAAGAAAACAAAGGAATTTTAAAGAATTGGATTCGTGTGGAAAGAATTCATATTGTCCTTTAAACAAGGAAGTAAATCTCCCAAATTCCTTTCAAATTTAGAAGATTGCCTCAAATCATATGAATTTTGGATGATTTTTAATATGACTATCGCTCTTTTCTGATTTCTACAGTTTTCTTTGTCTCCATTAAAATGGTTATTCTTGTattttctgtgttttttttcaatagAATTTAAAGGTGCCAAGGCACTCGAGTACAACATTTTCCTATCCCTATGTTCCGAAAATGTAGCGTTCGGAATGAACCCTTAGGTTCCATTTGGAAACTTCCAATTGATTGAAAATGCTTGGATTTACACGCACTAAAATGAGTGTTTAGAAATGCTTGTAATTTGATATGTACTATAAAGTTTATGTtgtagaaatacttatattttaaagcGGATAGTATATTCATTTAAAATAAGAAGAAATTATTGATCTTTGCATAGATTCCTTTGGTGTGAACTGGACAGACTAAGCTTGTGTCATTTATTCACGTTCTTGTGGGGGTTTTGGCTTTTTCTATCACTTCCTAGTGGACCAAATATTATTCCTCCATTGAAAAAGATGATAGCTATGCGTGGCATTGGTTGGCCTTTTCCATTCCATGTAGATTCTCACCTAGGGGTGGATTAGCTCGCTCGACTTGTGACAGGCTcgactcggctcggctcgtttgattttgctaacgagccgagctggcattttagctcgttagggataacgagccagctcgagctggctcgcgagcctTAACGAGCCAGGACTTAATCAGACAACCGTAAAGGCCCAGCCCAATACAATAGCAAAGGCCCAAGCCCAATACAACAGCAAAAGCAAAACCCTAGTCCTGGCTTGGTCACTCCTAGTCCTGGCGGCAGCCGCACCACACGAGAGTACGAGACGAGAGTCGAGACCGCACATCCACATCGGAATCGCTCCGCCGTACGAGACCGCGCCGACGTGGTCGCCAGGCgcttgggccgccgccgccgctgcaagcCGCTAGAGCCGCCGTTGCCGTCACACctccctagccgccgccgctgccagccGCACTTCCCCAGTAGGcgctagggccgccgccgccgccgccagccgcactTCCCCAGCCGGcgctagggccgccgccgccgtcgctgccagccgccgccaccgccatcgccggagAAGGCGCACTCACATGTCCCCTCCTCCGGAGCTTGCTGTCTTGTTGGATTGGCTCACGAGTCtaacgagctggctcgagctttcaaacgagccgagccgagccagctcgttatcctaacgagctagacCGAGCCGAGCCTATCCACCCCTATTCTCACCCCCCCTAATATctcatttattattattttgtgtgtaacTTACATTTGGGTCCCACAGATTTTCCCGGATGGAATTGCCACGTAAACGCCACGCCAATACTACATGGGACGAAAACATAGTCAAAAgagccacgtcagctaaaacagGAGACCTTGTTACTAATTTTGTAAGTTGAAAACAGCTAAAACGGGAGACCTTGTTACtaattttgtaagttgagggatccgGTTTTGCAGTCCATAGATGAATTTTGGACTTGGCGACAAAATGAGGGATTCAAAGTGAACTTAATCCTTTGCCTCACATATTCTTCACGGCCCAAAGCAAACATCCCATATGACCCAGCCCAAGAACTCGATAATGCTACCAAAACTGATCGGCCATATCTCACAAAACAAGAAGCCGATCGATTCGGCCCTACCTCTCTAATCTACCTGCGCCGTACGTGGTGATCAGATCAGGTTGGATATGTATCCCATTCCCAGCCTATTTATACCCGGGATCATCTCTCCATTTTCGTCCAAGATCATCTCTCTCCACTTCCTCTCTCGCTCGTTTCGCATCCGAAGAAAAAGGGAAGAGTTGGGGTTTCGAGAGGGAATTAAGGGAAAGGGAAGGATATGTCTGCGCCGTGGTGGGACAACGACTACAATGGCCGCACCGGCTCCGACTCGAAGGGGCAGGAGAGCCGCGTGTACGTCGGCAACCTGCCGTACCGCGCCGACGAGCGCTCCCTCAAGGACTCCTTCTCCAACTACGGCGCCGTCAGCTCCGAGGTCAGTATATATATAGccccttcccttcttcttcGCTCCTCCTGCTTCCGTTCCGGTTGGGTCGTCTCGGTTGTTCGTCGCTAAGCTtgacgttttttttttcggtaTGTGTGGATTTGTCTGCGCTTGCTCCATTATTCCGCCCGTTCCGGTCGGTCTGTCTTTTCTGTTCATCTGCAGGTTTGACGATTTTCTGTGATGGATCTATGATCAGTGCCATTTCGCGTCgtttttgttgatttttgttcgTCTTTCCCGAGCTTTGATTGGCCGATTTGATACACGTTATCCGTCACATCTGTTCTGAAGTGCCCCCATTTCCATATTCCCAACAtcgtctttttcttttcttagttCGGAAGATTCGCCACTTTCTTGGGATCTCATCTAATATTTGCCCAATTCGCCGGGCCAATTTATACACACATTTCTTGGTTCATCTTTGTGCGTTTTCATATGCAGATCAGTAAATATCTCTTTAATCTTCATGAACTATAGCTAGTACGTACTCCAATACATAGATAGATTGGTTTGGTGACTTGCTGTTGCTGGTTTTGGGTTGCAGATCGCTGTGGACCGTGAGACGGGGAGGTCCCGCGGGTTCGGGTTCGTGAGCTTCCAGGACAGCAAGTCGGCGAGCGACGCCATCAAGGGCATGAACGGCCAGGACATCGGCGGCCGCAACGTCATCGTCCAGGAGGCCCAGCCGCGCTCCCGCCGCTGAGCGCACGGCGCCGGCGGACCAGCCGCCGGCGTGAAGACTACGCGCTCAAGCCTACCTATCTAGATACTGCTACTAGTTGTGCTACTAtcagtttcagtttcagagTCGCGTTCGTGTTCGTAGTTTGGTTAATTAATGTAGTAGGGTTTAAGAGATTGATGCCAATGAGGCTCTGTTGGTAATCTCCTTCGTAGTTTGGGTTTAATAAGAGATATGGGTGGTTAATTATCAGGCTCTGTTGGTAATCTCTCGTTGGTAGTTTGGTCAATGTACTagggtttaagagatggatgGGATGGTTAATTGTCAGGCTCTGTTGGTAACCTCCTGGATATGAATCCTTTTGTCGTCGACGGCAGTCGGCAGCACCATATGCATGATCTTTAAATTAAAGACGTGTTTGCTATCTGTCTCATCAACTATTGATCTCTCTCTGTTTCTACTGGCTGGCACGTACGACGGTGCGAGTGATTTTTTGCTTGGTGCTTTTTCTTCGGTGGTTACGATGTGCCATGTAATTGGTTGGTGGTGAAAATTTTGGGTGTTACATGGGACGTTTGACTTGATGTTGGAAGAAGTTTCGTAACTTGCCTGGAAATCGCGATACTAATCTTTTGATCCTAATTAATATGTTATTAGCACATGtaatttactgtagcacttgtAGCTAATTATGGCCTAATTAGGATACTTAAAAGATTATCtcacgatttacatgcaaactatgtaattagtttttctttttatctattttaatactctatatatgTGCGCAAAGATTCAATATAATGTTTTTGAGAACCAAGTAGGCATAAGGATTCGCTCACGAGAAATATGGTAGTATAGCGTTACTTTCTCACGTACAAAATGCAGACGTGCCAAAACAGGGAGGTCGCGTGGTCTTTGCCAGACGGCCCAGAACATGGTGGTGGCTTGCTGCAAGGCTGCAAATGAAGAATCGACTCTGACGACCTGACCTGCCCCGTCTCTCTGCCTTGCATGTGGTCCCCCCTGCTTTGTGGCGATCGATGGCTGAGTCCACCCACTCCACCGCGCGCCTGTCCGCCACGAGCAGGGGTGTGTTTCTTGttactaaacaaggccttatttAGATctcattttaaaattttttattctatcacattgaacgtttgaacacataaaaatattaaatataggtttaaaaataactaattgtacatGTTGTGACTAATTTACGAAatgaatattttaagcctaattgctccaagatttgacaatgtggtgctacagtaaacatttgctaataatagattaattaggcttaataaattcgtctcgtggtttactcacggattctgtaattagtttttttattagtgctcgAACCCTCCATGACACCCTATAttatacccgatgtgacacgctaaaactttacgcCCCTAAATCTAAGCTTTTGTATCTAGTGAAATTATCGCAGCTCTACAGTACCTAGCGTTGCAAGCGGCAAATGTACTAAATTTAGTTTTTGAATTTAGTACCATTTAAATTGCCATGTACTAAAAAGTTGGTGAAATTAAATGGAAAAATGGTATGATTTGTTGAGAAGAGTAGATAAGTATAGCTGATCGCTAacaacacgtatataaaagttttatttataattatttttggTTTGCAAATATGACGTTTCGCTTGTCCTACCGATAAGTAAAACGATGGAGTGTGTAGAAATTTTTAATGGTGTAAGTTTCTTATTGGTTAAGAAGAAGATGTAGGGGAAgaagtaatatttttaataaattttgaaagtaagaagttgttatatttaggACAAGGGAGTAACATTTCCTACCTACCTAAACGAGACACGTAAATTTGTGGTGGATTTCCGTCGAATCCTCTACCATTGGATTGAACCACAATTCGTGAGGCACTCCTTCAGCTCGGACGATCACCAGTAACCCAATAAGGTAAGGATTAGGTCGTAGGAGTGGGAAGCCTGACAAGTTAGGTTTTTTTTGCGCCAAATTAAGGTAGGGGATGAGGGTTAGGAAGGGGGGAAGATGTCACATCCTGAATATTGTTtatttgacctttttttttcctaattacaTCTTTCCACCTTAGGTTTATCCATCTAAAATAGCTTAATAAAAATTCATTTAATACGATGATTTAATATGATGAAATATTTAAGTACTGAAGTTAATCATGAAATTATAGGTGGATAATGACCTCGGCTCGTAATCTTAACAACACAACTCGGCTTGTTAACTCTAACGAGCTAGGCCTAGCTCGGCTAGACTCTCGAGGTGATTTGTTAAGTTCGTTAGGTTCGTTGACATATTTATACTACTTTCGTAATTTATAATTTCAGTTGTACCATTTTATCATATATAAACATAATAATAAACACTAACTAATAAAGAACTCACTTAACACAAATAGTTTATGTGTAAttaaatattcatattataagtcgttctGACTTTTTTCAACGCAACATTCTCAACGCAAAACAAACGTACCAAAATATATTCAGTGTtacatttaatgaaactaatttggtgtgatagatgttactatattttcatataaacttagtcaaacttagaaatgtttgactaagaaaaaaaatcaaaatgactcatagtatgaaacagagggagtaattaagaAGCACAAAGCacataaaaggaaaaagtccacatTAGACTGAAGTATCCTATAAACTCGAATATTTAAATAGGACAAATAACTTCCCGACTCAATTCAAAGTAGTTTTAGTCCTACATGACAATTCAGTTAgtagttttttataaaaaaaaatcagtcagACCCATTCTCACCCAACTTTTTTCCCTTCACATAGTCACATctacacactctctctctctctcccatgttTTCCTCAATCAcccacacacactctctctcccttctccctctGCTTGCTTAAGAGTGCGGCACTGGCCAGGCCTTCGCCTACTCCTCCTCAGCATAGAAAGCACACCGCTGTGCTGTCTTCTCCCGCGTGCGATGAAAACGCTCCAATAAGTGAAAATCTGTAGAAACCGAATTTCAAAGTTttataaattcataaaaaaatttactaGAGATAGTTATAAGCATGAAATACATTCTCTATTCTagtgaaatttgtctttttctttctttctttcctcccAAACGAAATTAAGTTTAGACTTAAGATTTCATATTTATACCAATCtcgagtaattttttttagtgaaTTTAGAAAACTATAAGTTCGACTTCATGGCTTTATTTATTCGATGATTTTTACTTATATTTTAACATAATTAAAGACCCTTTCAATATGAAGAAGGTGTGGTGCCAAAAGCGGAGCACGAGAGATGTGTTCCGTATGATGTGTTCCGTACGAAGGAGATTCGCTCACGAGTCGAGTAGTAGTAGTTGAGCGCTCCAGTACAAAGTGTTGGAGGTTGGAGGATaaaggggtgtttagatggggctaaaactttttagcccatgtcacatcggatgtttggactctaatttggagtattaaacatagactagtaaaaaaactaattttataaatgagagctaatccgcgagatgaattttttaagcctaattaattcataattattaaaagtttactgtagcatcacattgtcaaaatcatggcgtaattagactcaaaagattcgtctcgcgaattagtctaagattatggaatgagttttgtaattagtgtatgtttaatactctaaattagtgtctaaacatccgatatgacagaGACTTGAAATAAGTCTCTGtaaaccaaacagaccctaagaATGGTGGACACGTTGTTACTTTTTCACGTACGGTGCAGATGTGCCAAAACGGCAAGCTGAGCTCGCGTGGTCTTTGCCAGAAGGCATGGTGGGTTTCTGCAGAAATGTGTGGGTTAGTCTGTGCCCTTGCATGTGGGTCTGCACGCTACAGTATATTTCTATGCGTGATCGGTGGCACGTACGAGTGGCTCACTCCACACCAAAGTTGGTGTACAATGTGTGATCGAAGCCAAAGTAGGGCTCCTTAAAGCCGCTGAAAATACACCGGTTTTAATACTCGAGGAAGCGATATACTCGGTTTTATAGAAAGAGAGTCATAGGTTGTATTCCTCCCTCTACTTTCTcagactcttttttttttctctttttcgcACACAAGTTTGCAAACTAATAAACAttgcattttaaaaaaaaatacaaaaaaattgCTTTcagaaatcatattaatttattttttaaaacataacTATATAAGTTATTCTGACATTTTCctcattcatattgatattaatgagaTAACCCGTTAATGAGATAATCCGTTTTAAGTGTGCATAGCTCCCACCACCAACTAAAAAACACAGGCACACAGCCACAAAAAGTTTTTCCTCCCATGATCGGTGCTGAAGCTTGGTTCCCATTTCCCGATCTTTTACCGGCCCATTTCGCGGAAAGCGCCTTTTGACCAACCCATTCGTCCGGCACCCgtcccggcccggcccggcccgcaGCCGAAACCCAGGGAGgacctatacatatatatgcggTTGGTCAGGCACTCCGGTCGTCTTCCTCGTGACCTCGTCAAGTCCTCAGCTCTCGTTTGGCATCCAAAGAAGAATTAGGTGTTATTACTAGGGTTTAGAGAGGTGTTGATTACTAGGGTTTAGAGAGGGAAAGGAAGGGAAGGGCTATGGCGGCGCCGTGGTGGGACTCGGAGTACAAGGACCGCTCCTCGCTGGAGTACCGCGTGTACGTCGGCAACCTGCCCTACTCCGTCGACGAGCAAACCCTCATGGACTACTTCGCCGACTACGGCGCCATCAGTGCCGAGGTGCCTTGCTCTTGCTCCTGCTTCCCTTTCCGTTCTCTTCCGGTTAATTGGGTTGTGTCGTTTGTGCTTCGCTAATTAAGTTGGAAGCTTTTCTGATGGACCTGTGCTGCTGTTGTTTCCCCGTCGGCTTTGTAGAGATTTTGGATGGGGGTTGGGTTTCCATTGATTTCTTTTATATTGATGGGTGTATTTGCTATCCATCTGTTTTGGTTCATCACTGTATTATATATGCACGTTTTAACGTTTTGGCCGTCCGTCCTTGTAAATCTGCAACTAATTGTGAAATCTTTATGAATTGATCTGGTGATTTGGTGTGTTAATTGTTTTGGGTTGCAGATCGCTTGGGACAGTGAGATGGGGAGGCCACGCGGGTTCGGGTTCGTCAACTTCGAGGACAACGAGTCGGTGAACGCCGCCATCCACGGCATGAACGGCCAGGACATCGGCGGCCGCAAGGTCACCGTCGCGCGGGCCCAGATGCGCCCCCGCCGCTGGAGGGCGTgaccgcgccgccggcggacggccggccggcggcgaggaggtcgacCTGAATGAGCGGAGAAGACTCTACCTACCTACCTACCCTAAGCTATCTATGCTGCAGATCTACTAGCTAGTTTTAGTCATTCGTCGTGTTGGTAGTTTGGTTAATTAGGGTTTAAGCGGTggatgcttaattaattaatcagtcTCTGTTGGTAATCTCCTGGATATGCAAGCTTAGGGCCTTATTAGGATATGTTGTTTAATTAGGTGTGTGTTTATGCTTGTAATCATCAATTGCAGTCTGCACTCTGCAGCACGTACCTGAGTGTGTGTAAGTTTGATGGCTAGCGTTTATGTTAAGAATGACTCTATCTGCTGCCACGTCAGAGTGGTTGTTGCTTTGCGGTTTGCGATGCCATGGACCCATGGTCAAAATGTGTACTGGCACTACTAGTGTGCCCGTCAAATTGGTGAGCTGATTGGCTTGGCATGCAAAAGAAGAACGTCATGACGATATGGAAGATTCGCTGTCGAACTCACGATGGCAGCTTTACTCCCTCGGTTCCGAAATAAAATAAGTTTGTTTTTCACTAATTACATACTACTCCGTATgtacataccaatacaaaaatCAATACAATTATATCTCATTTTTAGTACGGATATAATTGTTTCTTCTTGCTTTTATAAACTCCAAAATAATgattacttaaaaataaattttattcagGAACGTATACAACCTGAGATATGTACAATGTACAGCTGGATACCATAAGTCCATAACCTGTTGATGTTGATAGGGGTGGGCGTTTGGTCTACCCGAAAATTTCGATCTCGGTCTTCGGTttttcggtcaattcggttttTGAAAAGTCAGGAccgaatttcatccaaaaaaatCAAGACCgataaattcggtctcggttttTTCGGTCTCGGTCAGACTGAATTTGGAGGAGCCGAGCCGGAGGGCGGAGACGACGCTGGCGatgtcgaggcggagggcggaggcggtggcataGCGTGATGGTCTGATGGATCCGGCGGCCCGCGTgaccggcgaggcggcgtggaggcgaagGGTGGAGACGACACCGGCGAtgtggaggcggagggcggaggtggcggtgcGGCCCGatggatccggcggccggcggcccacGCGACTGgcgtggaggcggagggcggagaCGTCGCCGGTGAtgtggaggcggagggcggaggtggcggcgcggcgcggcgcgatggaTCTGGCTGCCGGCGGCCCGCGCGACCGGCGAGACAGCGTGAAGGCTGACATGGCGCCGACGATGTGGAGGGCGAagggcggaggtggtggtgcggcGTGATGAATCCGGTGGCCCGGCGCgaccggcgaggcggcgtggaggcggagggcgcagacggcgccgacgatgtggaggcggcggcgcggcgcgacgcggtgcaatggaggcggcgacggcagcgcgacgcgatggaggcggaggaggcgtgcTCACGCGGGATGGAAGGGAGGGCGGCgcgatggggatggggatggaagGGAGGGTGGCGCGATGGCTGGATGGATGGGGATGCAGCCTACGGGTTGTCTTTAGGGTTTAGTGGTGTATTGGGCCTATTGGGCCTCCTGGACCTATTAGGCCACAATTCGGTTTTCTCGGTTAATTCGGTTAACCGATCCCAATAACCGAATTACCCGAACAACTTTCGGTCTTTGACATGCTGAGACCGAATTACTACCcaaatttctcggtctcggtcttttcggtttcggtctcggtcttttcggttcggttTTTTCGTTCGGTCTTATTTTGCCCACCCCTAGATGTTGAGACCGCTCCATAGTTACTGTGTGTCAGGTTGGATAAGGATTGGAGGACATATGTACGTTTTCAATTACAAACGCAGATGTGCCAACACACCGAGCTCGGCGTCGTCTTTTTGCCAGAAGGCCCAGGAGGTTGGCTTCCTCCTGCAGAATCGAATCTCTGTTCGTCTGCCCGTCTGTGGCCTGCATGTGACCCTCATGCCGACTGTATGTGTTATCGATGGCAAATaagaagataaaaagaaaaactaattgcagagtttatatagaaatcGTGAGATAAATCTCAAGCCTAATTAGtatatgattagccataaatgttATAATAACCCATATATGCTagtgacagattaattaggcttaataaatttgtctcgtggtttctaagcgagttatgaaattaaatttttca
This window encodes:
- the LOC4338138 gene encoding glycine-rich RNA-binding protein blt801, whose translation is MAAPWWDSEYKDRSSLEYRVYVGNLPYSVDEQTLMDYFADYGAISAEIAWDSEMGRPRGFGFVNFEDNESVNAAIHGMNGQDIGGRKVTVARAQMRPRRWRA
- the LOC4338137 gene encoding glycine-rich RNA-binding protein GRP2A, encoding MSAPWWDNDYNGRTGSDSKGQESRVYVGNLPYRADERSLKDSFSNYGAVSSEIAVDRETGRSRGFGFVSFQDSKSASDAIKGMNGQDIGGRNVIVQEAQPRSRR